In the Actinomycetota bacterium genome, one interval contains:
- the argH gene encoding argininosuccinate lyase, whose product MSDALWAGRFSDGPHPEMIRLTRSIEIDLRLLPYDVAATKAHARSLVEADLLSAEDLVSVDRAADQLVVEWERGDLQPSPLDEDVHSLVERELTERLGDTGARIHAGRSRNDLVAQDLRLWCSDAAARLADLTRDLIGVLTDRAQEHRDDVMPGYTHLQRAQPVSVGFYLCAHGAALARDAERFDAARAASEVCVLGAGALAGTTLALDPAVVADQLGLEHLFVNAMDAVSDRDFVCDLVYACALCGVHLSRLAEEIVIFSSSEFAFLHLPDAWSTGSSMMPQKRNPDLAELIRGRAAGGIGDITALLSLLKGLPLAYDRDLQEDKGHLFAAVDRMESCLVAMSHLMEVIEFRTEVLERAAGEGATWATDVAERYVTAGMPFRQAHGAAGRLVAAVDSGAVDLTTEVPETAEGPRRSMRLRNSHGGTAPERVDEQIRVLREACRA is encoded by the coding sequence ATGTCTGACGCCTTGTGGGCCGGTCGCTTTTCGGACGGGCCTCATCCCGAGATGATCCGGTTGACCCGCTCGATCGAAATCGACTTGCGCCTGCTGCCCTACGACGTGGCCGCCACGAAGGCGCATGCACGATCGCTGGTCGAGGCGGATCTTCTTTCCGCGGAAGATCTCGTCTCCGTGGATCGCGCAGCGGACCAGCTCGTTGTCGAATGGGAACGCGGCGATCTTCAACCGAGCCCGCTGGATGAAGACGTTCATTCACTGGTGGAGCGCGAGCTCACCGAGCGACTCGGCGACACCGGCGCGAGGATCCACGCCGGCCGAAGCCGCAACGACCTGGTGGCACAGGACCTTCGGCTCTGGTGTTCGGATGCAGCTGCACGACTGGCCGATCTCACGCGGGATCTCATCGGGGTCTTGACCGATCGGGCGCAAGAGCATCGAGACGACGTCATGCCGGGATACACCCACCTCCAGCGCGCCCAGCCCGTGAGCGTCGGTTTCTATCTGTGCGCGCATGGAGCCGCGCTGGCGCGTGATGCGGAGCGCTTCGACGCCGCGCGGGCGGCGTCCGAGGTTTGCGTGCTGGGCGCGGGCGCTCTCGCCGGAACGACGCTCGCGCTGGATCCGGCCGTTGTCGCCGACCAGCTGGGGCTGGAGCATCTCTTCGTCAACGCGATGGATGCAGTGTCCGACCGCGACTTCGTCTGCGATCTCGTCTATGCATGCGCGCTATGCGGGGTCCATCTGTCGCGGCTGGCGGAGGAGATCGTCATCTTCTCGAGCTCCGAGTTTGCGTTCCTTCATCTCCCGGATGCGTGGTCGACGGGGTCGAGCATGATGCCCCAGAAGCGCAATCCCGATCTAGCCGAGCTGATACGTGGTCGCGCCGCCGGCGGCATCGGCGACATCACCGCGCTGCTGAGCTTGCTGAAGGGCCTCCCGCTGGCTTACGACCGCGACCTTCAAGAGGACAAAGGTCACCTCTTTGCCGCCGTGGACCGGATGGAGAGCTGTCTGGTCGCGATGAGCCACCTGATGGAGGTGATCGAGTTCCGAACCGAGGTGCTGGAGCGCGCCGCGGGAGAGGGGGCCACATGGGCCACCGACGTCGCCGAGCGCTACGTCACGGCGGGTATGCCGTTCCGACAGGCGCACGGCGCGGCGGGGCGTCTCGTTGCCGCGGTGGACTCGGGCGCGGTGGATTTAACGACGGAGGTTCCCGAGACCGCTGAGGGGCCGCGCCGGAGCATGCGGCTCCGAAACAGCCACGGCGGAACGGCCCCCGAGCGAGTAGACGAGCAGATCCGGGTGCTGCGCGAGGCTTGCCGCGCTTGA
- the argB gene encoding acetylglutamate kinase — protein sequence MTVTEATAKAQTLIEAIPYIRSYRNQTVVVKLGGEPLDDPVLAARLVEDIALLVLVGVRVVVVHGGGPQISRAMQATSVSPRFVDGLRVTDEATMTVVEQTLIGAVNPSFVGSLNRAGVRALGLSGVDAGCMVAEREVSLEGRPLGRVGRIGRVDPEVLVSLLDSGFTPVVATVAPSAEGETLNVNADAAAAAIAAALGAEKLIYVTNVEGLYRDLGDRDSLIPELKSGDLASFAGTLSAGMRPKAESALAAIAAGVRKVHILDGRVEHCLLLEIFTPEGVGTQVLP from the coding sequence ATGACGGTCACGGAGGCGACGGCCAAGGCACAGACGCTGATCGAGGCGATCCCGTACATCCGGTCTTACCGGAACCAGACGGTGGTCGTGAAGCTCGGTGGCGAACCGCTGGACGACCCCGTTCTTGCAGCTCGCCTCGTGGAAGACATCGCTCTGCTCGTCCTGGTCGGCGTGCGCGTCGTCGTAGTTCACGGCGGCGGACCGCAGATCTCTCGCGCGATGCAGGCGACGAGTGTCTCACCGCGTTTCGTCGACGGGCTACGAGTCACAGACGAGGCAACCATGACGGTCGTCGAGCAGACACTGATCGGCGCGGTGAACCCGAGTTTTGTCGGCAGTCTCAATCGCGCTGGTGTGCGCGCTCTGGGGTTATCCGGTGTCGACGCCGGTTGCATGGTGGCGGAGCGGGAGGTGTCTCTGGAGGGTCGACCGCTCGGTCGCGTCGGTCGCATCGGGCGTGTGGATCCGGAGGTGCTCGTGTCATTGCTCGACTCCGGTTTCACGCCGGTGGTCGCGACGGTTGCGCCGAGTGCCGAGGGCGAGACGTTGAACGTCAACGCCGACGCTGCGGCGGCGGCTATAGCGGCGGCGCTGGGGGCTGAGAAGCTGATCTACGTCACCAACGTCGAGGGTCTCTATCGGGACCTCGGCGACAGGGACTCGTTGATCCCGGAGCTGAAGAGCGGCGATCTCGCTTCCTTCGCTGGCACGCTGTCGGCGGGGATGCGGCCCAAGGCGGAGTCGGCCTTGGCCGCGATCGCGGCCGGAGTCCGGAAGGTCCACATCCTCGATGGCCGCGTCGAGCACTGCCTCCTGCTGGAGATCTTCACACCGGAAGGTGTGGGGACGCAGGTGCTGCCGTGA
- a CDS encoding S8 family peptidase — MPSHNGPAPVTGENDPGALRDRYIVVFDKGTSAAAVASARDDARARGATIHYDYRHALTGFAATLPERALEALRNNQNVSYIETDRVVEASDTQSPATWGLDRIDQRNLPLSNSYTYNATGSGVTAYIIDTGIRFSHVEFGGRAVSGYDAIDGGSANDCNGHGTHVAGTAGGATYGVAKGVRLVAVRVLDCAGSGTNSGVIAGVDWVTSNHTAGQPAIANMSLGGSANSSLDTAVNNSINDGVSYAVAAGNSNADACNYSPARVTAAITVGSTTSSDSRSSFSNYGSCLDLFAPGSSITSAWYTSDTATNTISGTSMAAPHVAGVAALYLENDTSASPSTVRNAIVNAATSGVLSGIGSGSPNLLLYSLVTAPPATDECTLPESYSGTLSGTGDYDYHPKGTYYYSSVSGTHRGCLRGPTTGADFDLYLYKWNGSSWVIVARSESADSSEDIAYSGTAGYYLWEVYSYSGSGSYIFEMKRP; from the coding sequence CTGCCATCGCACAACGGGCCCGCGCCCGTCACCGGGGAAAATGACCCCGGAGCCCTCCGGGACCGCTACATCGTGGTGTTCGATAAGGGCACGTCTGCAGCGGCGGTCGCATCCGCTCGCGATGACGCGCGTGCGCGCGGAGCGACGATCCACTACGACTATCGGCACGCGCTGACAGGCTTTGCGGCAACGCTTCCCGAGCGCGCCCTAGAGGCACTCCGTAACAACCAGAACGTCAGCTATATCGAAACCGATCGCGTAGTCGAAGCGAGCGACACGCAGTCCCCGGCGACGTGGGGGCTCGACCGGATCGACCAGCGCAACCTGCCGCTGAGCAACAGTTACACGTACAACGCGACCGGGTCCGGGGTGACCGCGTACATCATCGACACCGGCATCCGCTTCAGCCATGTGGAGTTCGGCGGACGTGCGGTGTCGGGATACGACGCGATCGACGGCGGCTCCGCGAACGACTGCAACGGTCACGGAACGCACGTCGCCGGCACGGCCGGGGGCGCCACCTACGGCGTCGCGAAGGGCGTGCGCCTGGTTGCGGTGCGCGTGCTCGACTGCGCGGGATCCGGGACCAACTCCGGCGTCATCGCGGGCGTCGACTGGGTCACCAGCAATCACACCGCGGGGCAACCCGCGATCGCGAACATGAGCCTGGGGGGCAGCGCGAATAGCTCGCTCGACACCGCTGTGAACAACTCGATCAACGACGGCGTGAGCTACGCGGTTGCGGCTGGGAACTCCAACGCCGACGCCTGCAACTATTCGCCCGCACGTGTGACCGCCGCGATCACTGTCGGGTCCACAACGTCGTCCGACTCGCGCTCTTCGTTCTCGAACTACGGCTCGTGCCTGGATCTGTTCGCCCCCGGATCCAGCATCACATCCGCCTGGTACACGAGCGATACCGCGACGAACACGATCAGCGGGACCTCTATGGCGGCACCGCACGTAGCAGGCGTCGCGGCTCTCTACCTCGAGAACGACACGTCGGCGTCGCCGTCGACAGTGCGCAACGCCATCGTCAACGCAGCAACGTCGGGCGTTCTGAGCGGCATCGGCAGCGGGTCGCCCAACCTGCTGCTGTACTCGCTCGTGACCGCGCCGCCAGCCACGGACGAGTGCACGCTTCCCGAGTCGTACTCGGGAACGCTGTCAGGCACCGGTGACTACGACTACCACCCAAAGGGGACCTACTACTACTCGAGCGTCTCCGGCACGCACCGCGGCTGCCTCCGCGGCCCCACGACCGGAGCCGACTTCGATCTGTACCTGTACAAGTGGAACGGCTCTTCGTGGGTGATCGTGGCCCGGAGCGAGAGTGCCGACTCGTCCGAGGACATCGCGTACAGCGGTACCGCGGGGTACTACTTGTGGGAGGTGTACTCGTACAGCGGAAGCGGGAGCTACATCTTCGAGATGAAGCGCCCGTAA
- a CDS encoding MoaD/ThiS family protein, with product MIKVRIPTQLRSLTDDAAEVPAEGATLGDVIADLDGRYPGISQRLLSDGQLRRFVNLYVDGEDARFLQGLATSVPAGAEVSIIPAVAGGS from the coding sequence ATGATCAAAGTCCGGATCCCGACACAGTTGCGCAGCCTGACGGACGACGCCGCGGAGGTGCCTGCGGAGGGAGCGACCCTGGGCGACGTCATCGCCGACCTCGACGGGCGCTACCCCGGGATCTCGCAGCGACTGCTGAGCGATGGCCAGCTCCGGCGGTTCGTGAACCTGTACGTCGACGGCGAGGACGCGCGCTTCCTGCAGGGGCTCGCGACCTCGGTGCCGGCAGGCGCAGAGGTCTCGATCATCCCCGCGGTGGCCGGAGGCAGCTGA
- a CDS encoding arginine repressor (regulates arginine biosynthesis when complexed with arginine by binding at site that overlap the promotors of the arginine biosynthesis genes) — MKSERRRDLLKMLHEGRAATQQDLVAALRAAGHDVTQATISRDLQEVGAIKVKIGDQVAYRLPDETSRARSARLGRTLQRELEEFAIDLKVAGNIAVIVTLPGHAAAIARAIDLAGVEGVVGTIAGDDTVFAATSDAVVAAELVDRWLRREPVVLEEAAR; from the coding sequence ATGAAGTCAGAAAGGCGTAGGGATCTCCTGAAGATGCTGCACGAGGGTCGCGCTGCGACGCAACAGGACCTTGTGGCGGCGTTGCGTGCCGCCGGACACGATGTCACGCAGGCCACCATCTCGCGCGACCTTCAGGAGGTGGGAGCGATCAAGGTAAAGATCGGAGATCAGGTTGCCTACCGTCTTCCCGATGAGACCTCGAGGGCGCGGTCCGCGCGGCTCGGCCGCACGCTTCAGAGGGAGCTCGAGGAGTTCGCGATCGACCTCAAGGTGGCCGGGAACATAGCCGTGATCGTGACGCTGCCCGGTCACGCAGCCGCCATCGCGCGAGCGATCGACCTCGCTGGAGTCGAGGGCGTCGTCGGCACGATCGCCGGTGACGACACCGTGTTCGCCGCGACTTCGGATGCCGTGGTTGCTGCCGAACTCGTCGATCGCTGGTTGCGACGGGAGCCGGTTGTGCTCGAGGAGGCAGCGCGATGA
- the thrC gene encoding threonine synthase, with protein sequence MTDPSAGVLLADPRSAVSGLRCRECGQSYDIAPQHACELCFGPLEVVYDLDRIRETCSRESIEAGPPTIWRYAPLLPVLGPERVDIGAGWTRLRPAPRLAAELGLRRLWIKSDAGNPTHSFKDRVVSVALSAARAFGYDTAACASTGNLANAVAAHAAAAGMRSIVFIPKDLEFAKIAATAVYGGTVVGVDGAYDDVNRLCAEVAGERPWAFVNMNLRPFYAEGSKTLAFEVAEQLGWRRPDAVVVPVASGSLLTKVAKGFRELDRVGLVPGSAPVAIHGAQAEGCSPVAAAFASGARDVQPVRADTIAKSLAIGTPADGHYALDEVRSSGGAVASVPEGEIAAGIRLLARTEGIFTETAGGVTVSGLERLVATGAIAREEETVILITGIGLKTLDALGPVSPTTTVRPSLGEVERALEEVLR encoded by the coding sequence GTGACCGACCCGAGCGCAGGCGTTCTGCTTGCCGATCCCAGGTCCGCCGTCAGCGGCTTGCGCTGCCGCGAGTGCGGACAGAGCTATGACATCGCGCCACAACATGCCTGCGAGCTGTGCTTCGGGCCGCTCGAGGTCGTCTACGACCTGGACCGCATAAGAGAGACCTGTTCCAGGGAGAGCATCGAAGCCGGCCCACCGACCATCTGGCGCTATGCGCCGCTGCTTCCGGTCCTGGGGCCGGAGAGGGTCGACATCGGCGCAGGGTGGACCCGGTTGCGGCCGGCGCCGCGCCTCGCGGCGGAGCTCGGCCTTCGTCGCTTGTGGATCAAGAGCGACGCGGGCAATCCGACCCACTCGTTCAAGGATCGGGTGGTCTCGGTTGCTCTCAGCGCGGCCAGAGCGTTCGGCTACGACACGGCGGCATGCGCTTCGACCGGGAACCTCGCGAACGCGGTCGCGGCACACGCCGCCGCGGCGGGCATGCGCAGCATCGTCTTCATCCCCAAGGACCTCGAGTTCGCGAAGATCGCCGCGACGGCGGTGTACGGGGGCACGGTTGTGGGCGTCGACGGCGCCTACGACGACGTGAACAGGCTCTGTGCAGAGGTGGCGGGGGAACGGCCCTGGGCGTTCGTGAACATGAACCTGCGACCGTTCTACGCGGAGGGCTCCAAGACCCTGGCGTTCGAGGTCGCCGAGCAACTCGGGTGGCGGAGACCCGACGCGGTGGTCGTCCCGGTCGCGTCCGGGTCGCTGTTGACCAAGGTCGCGAAAGGGTTCCGCGAGTTGGATCGGGTGGGGTTGGTGCCGGGCTCCGCACCGGTGGCGATCCACGGCGCGCAGGCCGAAGGGTGCTCTCCTGTGGCGGCCGCGTTCGCGTCCGGTGCGCGCGACGTGCAACCGGTTCGAGCGGACACGATCGCGAAGTCACTGGCGATCGGGACTCCCGCGGACGGGCACTACGCGCTCGACGAGGTCCGCTCCAGCGGGGGCGCCGTGGCCAGCGTGCCCGAGGGGGAGATCGCTGCCGGGATTCGTCTGCTGGCGAGGACCGAGGGCATCTTCACCGAGACCGCCGGAGGGGTGACGGTATCGGGGCTGGAGCGGTTGGTCGCGACCGGCGCCATCGCTCGGGAGGAAGAGACGGTGATCCTGATCACCGGGATCGGGTTGAAGACGCTCGATGCGCTGGGTCCTGTGTCTCCCACGACCACCGTTCGTCCGTCGCTCGGCGAGGTCGAGCGTGCCCTAGAGGAGGTTCTTCGATGA
- a CDS encoding acetylornithine transaminase, whose protein sequence is MSVVAAAVDPMLSTYRRWPVEFERGSGSTLYDADGRPYLDLVAGLAVASVGHAHPDVTAAIARQAARLVHVSNLYTTAPQRDLAYRLMSLSGGMRSFFCNSGAEAVECGIKLARKWGGPQRRGIVAARGGFHGRTLGALSVTGQPSKADAFEPLLPRVTHVAFDDVDALERVVGDDAAALIVEPIQGEAGIIVPHGRYLAEVRELCDRAGCLLIVDEVQTGVGRTGSWFAFEATGIVPDIVCVAKGLGGGLPIGACLAVPPVAEAFAFGDHGSTFGGGPVQSAAALAVLDVIEREGLLERARVAGARLRDGLGSIFGTGGVRGRGLLLGVALGSDTGSRLAAAALQRGVLVNDVAPDVIRICPPLVISDDEIERGLDLLEEAWDEVRKA, encoded by the coding sequence GTGAGCGTCGTCGCCGCCGCAGTCGACCCGATGCTGTCGACCTACAGACGATGGCCGGTCGAGTTCGAGCGCGGGTCTGGAAGCACGCTCTACGACGCCGACGGGCGGCCGTACCTCGACCTTGTCGCCGGCCTTGCCGTTGCGAGCGTCGGCCACGCGCATCCGGACGTCACAGCGGCTATTGCGCGACAGGCGGCCCGGCTCGTCCACGTCTCGAACCTGTACACGACCGCTCCGCAACGCGATCTGGCGTACCGGTTGATGAGCCTCAGTGGTGGGATGAGGAGCTTCTTCTGCAACTCAGGGGCCGAGGCCGTCGAGTGTGGGATCAAGCTGGCGCGCAAGTGGGGAGGACCGCAGCGACGAGGGATCGTTGCCGCGCGAGGCGGTTTCCACGGGCGCACGCTCGGGGCCCTCTCCGTAACCGGCCAGCCCTCGAAGGCCGACGCGTTCGAGCCGCTGCTGCCGCGCGTCACCCACGTTGCTTTCGATGACGTGGACGCGCTGGAGAGGGTGGTGGGCGACGACGCCGCCGCGCTGATCGTGGAGCCGATCCAGGGGGAGGCGGGAATCATCGTTCCGCACGGCCGTTATCTGGCCGAGGTGCGCGAGCTGTGCGATCGCGCCGGCTGCCTGCTGATCGTGGACGAGGTGCAAACAGGTGTCGGTCGTACGGGGTCCTGGTTCGCATTCGAGGCCACCGGCATCGTGCCCGACATCGTCTGTGTCGCGAAGGGGCTGGGCGGCGGGCTCCCGATCGGTGCTTGTTTGGCGGTGCCGCCGGTGGCCGAAGCCTTCGCCTTCGGCGACCACGGCAGCACCTTCGGCGGAGGTCCCGTTCAGAGCGCGGCGGCGCTAGCGGTCCTAGACGTGATCGAGCGCGAGGGACTGCTGGAGCGGGCTCGGGTGGCCGGTGCGCGTCTGCGCGACGGGCTCGGGTCCATCTTCGGCACGGGCGGCGTGCGCGGCAGGGGCCTGCTGCTCGGGGTCGCGCTCGGTTCGGACACTGGATCTCGTCTGGCAGCGGCGGCGTTGCAACGCGGCGTGCTGGTGAACGACGTCGCGCCGGATGTGATTCGGATCTGCCCACCGCTGGTGATCAGCGACGACGAGATCGAGCGCGGACTCGACCTACTCGAGGAGGCTTGGGATGAAGTCAGAAAGGCGTAG
- a CDS encoding argininosuccinate synthase yields the protein MTKRRVVLAYSGGLDTSVAIPWLTERGWEVVAVAVDVGQPGDLHEAVARSLQLGAVDSRLVEARAEFVEDFVLPALHMNALYQGRYPLVSALSRPLISKVLVEAAVETGASAVAHGCTGKGNDQVRFEVALGALAPDLEVLAPVRDWGMGREDTIAYAQERDLPIRTTKSSPYSIDENVWGRSIECGVLEDPWVAPPEEVFTLTADPREAALAGAEVEVSFDGGVPTSLDDEAMEPLHLVEALGKIVGSFGFGRIDMVEDRLVGIKSREIYEAPAALALIRAHADLEQLTLERDFTREKRKLEATWAQLVYEGLWFSPLRAAIDAFAATCSASVTGDVRLRLGPGSCEPSGRRSRHALYDHRLATYDAGDTFHHEDAAGFVRLWGLPTKQWAKTHV from the coding sequence ATGACGAAACGTCGAGTCGTACTTGCTTACTCGGGGGGCCTGGACACCTCCGTCGCGATCCCGTGGCTGACCGAGCGCGGCTGGGAGGTCGTCGCCGTCGCGGTCGACGTCGGACAGCCCGGTGACCTTCACGAGGCCGTCGCGCGCTCTCTGCAGCTGGGTGCGGTGGACAGTCGTCTAGTCGAGGCGCGCGCGGAGTTCGTCGAGGACTTCGTCCTTCCCGCCCTGCACATGAATGCTCTGTACCAAGGGCGATACCCGCTGGTATCCGCCCTCTCCCGCCCCCTGATCTCCAAGGTGCTGGTCGAGGCCGCTGTGGAGACCGGAGCGTCGGCGGTGGCGCATGGGTGCACCGGCAAGGGGAACGACCAGGTCCGCTTCGAGGTCGCGCTGGGCGCGCTTGCGCCCGATCTCGAGGTGCTCGCTCCGGTGCGCGACTGGGGCATGGGGCGCGAGGACACGATCGCCTACGCGCAGGAGCGTGATCTCCCCATCCGTACGACGAAGTCCTCGCCCTATTCGATCGACGAGAACGTATGGGGCCGGAGCATCGAGTGCGGTGTGCTCGAAGATCCCTGGGTTGCTCCGCCCGAAGAGGTCTTCACGCTGACAGCCGATCCGCGTGAGGCCGCCTTAGCAGGTGCCGAGGTGGAGGTCTCTTTCGATGGCGGCGTCCCCACGAGCCTCGACGACGAGGCGATGGAGCCGCTCCACCTCGTCGAGGCACTCGGGAAGATCGTCGGATCGTTCGGATTCGGGCGGATCGACATGGTGGAGGACCGCCTGGTCGGCATCAAGTCGCGCGAGATCTACGAAGCGCCGGCCGCCCTCGCATTGATCCGCGCGCACGCAGACCTGGAGCAACTGACCCTGGAGCGAGACTTCACCAGGGAGAAGAGGAAGCTCGAGGCGACGTGGGCTCAGCTCGTCTACGAAGGCCTGTGGTTCTCGCCGCTGCGCGCAGCCATCGACGCGTTCGCTGCAACGTGCTCCGCCAGCGTCACCGGAGACGTACGGCTGAGGCTGGGCCCCGGTTCCTGCGAGCCGTCCGGACGACGCTCGCGCCACGCTCTGTACGACCACCGGCTCGCCACGTACGACGCCGGTGACACCTTCCACCACGAGGATGCCGCGGGGTTCGTGCGGCTGTGGGGGCTTCCGACCAAGCAGTGGGCGAAGACGCATGTCTGA
- the argJ gene encoding bifunctional glutamate N-acetyltransferase/amino-acid acetyltransferase ArgJ: MALSWPRGVQSAGVAAGIKKEGALDLGVIAVDGPAAWAGTFTKNAAAAASVHWSRSLRGRPVRAITVNSGNANACTGEAGVAAVRATAEATATTLGCASAEVLVASTGPIGMQLPVDNLVAAIPAATAALGQDTASFAQSILTTDTITKTARTNGSGFEIVGVAKGAAMLAPNMATMLAFIATDADLEAEFLQQSLSRSVARSFDRVSVDACESTNDSVFLLSSGVSRVDDVRAFEAALERLCRDLAEQMVKDAEGGSRLVRIEVAGAADESTGVALARGVAASALWRAAVHGADPNWGRVLAAMGAVQRDLDLSKVDVAIGSHLVFASGAPAGSLTAARAEMVGDELTVRIRVGSGDTSVQVLTTDLSPDYVTLNATGTS, translated from the coding sequence ATGGCCTTGAGCTGGCCGCGCGGTGTCCAAAGCGCGGGGGTGGCAGCGGGCATCAAGAAGGAAGGCGCGCTCGATCTCGGTGTGATCGCCGTGGACGGTCCGGCGGCGTGGGCGGGGACCTTCACGAAGAACGCGGCAGCCGCCGCGTCCGTGCACTGGTCGCGCTCGTTGCGAGGCCGACCGGTGCGAGCCATCACCGTCAACAGTGGCAACGCGAACGCGTGCACGGGCGAAGCGGGCGTCGCGGCCGTTCGCGCCACCGCCGAAGCCACCGCGACCACCCTGGGATGTGCCTCGGCCGAGGTGCTGGTCGCCTCGACAGGTCCGATAGGCATGCAGCTTCCGGTCGACAACCTGGTGGCGGCGATCCCGGCTGCCACGGCGGCCCTGGGACAGGACACTGCGTCGTTCGCCCAGTCGATCCTGACGACCGACACGATCACGAAGACGGCTCGGACGAACGGCTCGGGGTTCGAGATCGTGGGTGTCGCGAAGGGAGCTGCGATGCTGGCTCCGAACATGGCGACGATGCTCGCCTTCATCGCCACCGATGCCGATCTGGAGGCAGAGTTCCTCCAGCAGAGCCTGTCTCGATCCGTGGCCCGGTCCTTCGACCGCGTGTCGGTTGACGCATGTGAGAGCACGAACGACTCCGTCTTCCTGCTGTCCTCGGGTGTCTCCCGGGTCGACGACGTTCGAGCTTTCGAAGCGGCGCTCGAGCGGCTTTGCCGCGATCTGGCCGAGCAGATGGTGAAGGACGCCGAAGGCGGTTCGCGTCTCGTTCGGATCGAGGTCGCGGGCGCGGCCGACGAATCGACGGGAGTCGCGTTGGCTCGCGGCGTAGCTGCGTCCGCCCTGTGGCGGGCGGCGGTGCACGGTGCGGATCCGAACTGGGGCCGCGTCCTCGCCGCCATGGGTGCGGTGCAACGGGATCTGGACCTGTCGAAGGTAGACGTGGCTATCGGGTCGCACCTCGTCTTCGCCTCCGGCGCCCCCGCCGGTTCTCTGACCGCGGCCCGCGCGGAGATGGTGGGCGACGAGCTCACCGTGCGGATCCGCGTGGGATCCGGTGACACTTCGGTTCAGGTGCTAACGACGGACCTGTCGCCGGACTACGTCACATTGAACGCGACGGGAACCTCGTGA
- the argC gene encoding N-acetyl-gamma-glutamyl-phosphate reductase — protein MGVSAAVLGASGYAGGELLRYLSRHPALSITAVAGSTREGEATADVHPHLGHLRDLELVPVDQAANAADVCFSCLPHGVLPDHLTTVSSEVLIDLAQDFRADPSWVYGLPELGADALSGATRVANPGCYPTAALLCLVPFACAGLIEAPVVVNALSGVSGAGRKPQDALLFGTIEGNATAYGTTDHRHVAEIERGLARFGGLSARVSFTPHLVPMTRGLLVTARAIWLGDEADVAVDVLRDAYAAASFVEVTSDWPGTKTVAGTNRARLSARVDTATGFLIASAAIDNLGKGAAGQAIQNANLVLGLPETTGLEAVPAWP, from the coding sequence ATGGGAGTCTCAGCTGCCGTACTAGGAGCTTCAGGTTATGCAGGGGGTGAGCTGCTGCGATATCTCAGCCGCCATCCCGCGCTCTCGATCACCGCGGTCGCCGGCAGCACGCGGGAGGGTGAGGCGACGGCCGACGTGCACCCTCACCTGGGCCATCTGCGGGACCTCGAGCTGGTTCCGGTCGACCAGGCGGCGAACGCCGCGGACGTTTGCTTCTCGTGTCTGCCGCACGGGGTTCTGCCGGACCACCTCACCACGGTCTCCTCCGAGGTGCTGATCGATCTCGCCCAGGATTTCCGCGCCGATCCTTCGTGGGTCTACGGGCTCCCCGAGCTCGGCGCGGATGCGCTGTCCGGTGCCACCAGGGTTGCGAATCCCGGGTGTTATCCGACGGCGGCCCTGTTGTGCCTAGTTCCGTTCGCATGCGCGGGGCTGATCGAGGCACCGGTGGTGGTCAACGCGCTCTCGGGCGTCTCCGGGGCGGGTCGGAAGCCGCAGGACGCGCTGTTGTTCGGCACGATCGAGGGTAACGCAACGGCGTACGGCACGACCGATCACCGACACGTCGCGGAGATCGAGCGCGGCCTCGCGCGCTTCGGCGGCCTGAGTGCACGTGTCTCATTCACGCCCCACCTGGTTCCGATGACGCGCGGTCTGCTTGTGACCGCTCGCGCGATATGGCTCGGGGACGAAGCAGACGTTGCCGTTGATGTGCTGAGAGATGCCTACGCGGCCGCTTCATTCGTCGAGGTCACGTCCGACTGGCCCGGGACGAAGACGGTCGCCGGCACGAACCGCGCGCGGCTCTCCGCCCGCGTCGACACCGCCACGGGCTTCCTTATCGCGTCCGCCGCGATCGACAACCTCGGTAAGGGGGCCGCGGGCCAAGCGATCCAAAACGCGAACCTGGTTCTGGGTCTGCCCGAGACCACCGGGCTCGAGGCGGTGCCCGCATGGCCTTGA